In Colletotrichum higginsianum IMI 349063 chromosome 3, whole genome shotgun sequence, a genomic segment contains:
- a CDS encoding UV damage endonuclease UvdE, whose protein sequence is MAPSKRKKSAAAANAATAAAMDSLPGNLKSANPGPRRSARHLPEVNPVPVPESGATMCPAPGQEATDEPSAKRRHVSRNKVEAFQEGVRNAVIELSEMENRLQNATRTSRLAVEASSIALRSDAGRSEETNFRPRLKTRPTDPEDRARKDEEERSGTPNMDAAPINGPDGEAAICDVEDDKIREEDAPERGAAREPPVNSAYLPLPWNGRLGYACLNTYLRAANPPVFCSRTCRIASILQHRHPLADPNQPEHATKNRPDDTQPADIRRGQEYVQELGLANARDIPKMLRWNDKYGIKFMRLSSEMFPFASHEEYGYSLAPFAADALAEAGRVAAQLGHRLTTHPGQFTQLGSPRKEVINAAVRDLEYHDELLTLLRLPEQQDRDAVMILHMGGTYGDKPATLDRFRTNYAKLSPSVKRRLVLENDDVSWSVHDLLPICEELDIPLVLDFHHHNIVFDSSQLREGTEDITKLFDRIRATWTRKGIRQKMHYSESCPGAVSPRDRRKHSPRVRTLPPCPPDMDLMIEAKDKEQAVFELMRAFKLPGWDTFNDVVPYERLDELRANKAGNAKKDIKKPPKKSKKRAKNDDYDDEDDDNKGDGDGENKAAEPGPMDVEVSTISPDEFGMGGPQNRVYWPQGMEEWLKPKKREVKRSKSTKVKEEVA, encoded by the exons ATGGCTCCCTCCAAACGCAAGAagtctgctgctgctgctaacgctgctactgctgctgctatgGATTCCTTGCCTGGCAACCTCAAGTCCGCCAACCCCGGCCCACGCCGTTCCGCCCGTCACCTGCCCGAAGTTAACCCCGTTCCTGTTCCCGAATCGGGCGCCACAATGTGCCCGGCCCCCGGCCAAGAAGCAACCGATGAGCCCTCCGCAAAGCGCCGACATGTAAGCCGCAACAAGGTCGAGGCTTTCCAGGAGGGCGTGCGCAACGCTGTAATAGAGCTCAGCGAGATGGAGAACCGTCTACAAAACGCCACGAGAACGTCCCGCCTGGCCGTCGAAGCGAGCTCTATCGCCCTCCGCAGCGATGCCGGCCGATCGGAAGAGACTAACTTCCGTCCCCGGCTGAAAACGAGACCAACCGACCCCGAAGATCGCGCCCGcaaggacgaagaagagcgaTCCGGCACCCCCAATATGGACGCCGCCCCAATCAATGGCCCCGATGGCGAGGCCGCCATCtgcgacgtcgaggacgacaaaATCCGTGAGGAAGACGCCCCCGAGAGGGGTGCAGCACGAGAGCCCCCCGTCAACAGCGCATATTTGCCTCTGCCATGGAACGGCCGATTGGGTTAT GCTTGTCTCAATACATACCTTCGCGCTGCTAACCCCCCAGTCTTTTGCTCGCGGACTTGCCGGATAGCATCCATCCTGCAACATCGCCATCCTCTCGCAGACCCGAACCAACCTGAACACGCAACCAAAAATAGACCCGACGATACCCAGCCCGCCGATATCCGCCGCGGACAGGAGTACGTCCAGGAACTTGGGTTGGCGAATGCCAGGGACATTCCCAAAATGCTTCGATGGAACGACAAGTACGGCATCAAGTTCATGCGCCTCAGCTCTGAAATGTTTCCATTTGCCAGCCACGAGGAATACGGCTATAGTCTCGCCCCTTTCGCTGCTGACGCTCTTGCCGAGGCGGGCAGAGTGGCCGCCCAGCTCGGGCATCGGCTTACGACCCATCCGGGCCAGTTTACGCAGCTAGGTTCGCCTCGCAAAGAGGTCATCAACGCCGCGGTCCGCGATTTGGAATACCACGACGAGCTGCTCACGCTGCTCCGCCTTCCCGAGCAGCAGGACCGGGATGCCGTCATGATTTTGCACATGGGCGGCACCTACGGTGATAAACCGGCCACCCTGGACAGGTTCCGTACCAACTATGCCAAATTGTCGCCTTCTGTCAAACGTCGCCTGGTCCTGGAGAACGATGACGTATCGTGGTCTGTCCACGACCTCCTTCCCATATGCGAGGAACTGGACATTCCTTTGGTTCTCGACTTTCACCACCACAACATTGTATTCGACTCGAGCCAGCTACGAGAGGGCACTGAAGACATCACTAAACTTTTCGATCGTATTCGCGCGACGTGGACCCGCAAGGGCATCCGGCAGAAGATGCACTACAGCGAATCATGCCCTGGTGCGGTCTCGCCGCGTGATCGAAGGAAACACTCGCCGCGTGTACGCACATTgcctccttgtcctcctgACATGGACCTTATGATCGAGGCCAAAGACAAGGAGCAGGCAGTTTTCGAGCTCATGCGCGCCTTCAAGTTGCCGGGATGGGACACGTTCAACGATGTTGTGCCATATGAGCGACTGGACGAGCTTCGCGCTAACAAGGCCGGAAATGCTAAGAAGGACATCAAGAAGCCGCCCAAGAAGTCGAAGAAGAGGGCCAAGAAtgacgactacgacgacgaagacgacgacaacaaaggcgatggcgatggcgagaatAAGGCGGCAGAGCCTGGGCCTATGGATGTTGAGGTGTCGACCATTTCTCCTGATGAATTCGGGATGGGTGGGCCTCAAAATAGAGTGTACTGGCCCCAGGGCATGGAGGAGTGGTTGAAACccaagaagagagaggtGAAGAGGAGCAAGTCGACCAAGGTGAAAGAAGAAGTCGCTTAG